The region AGGGTCCCTGGAAGAGTATATTTAAATGATGAAGCTATTAAAAGTGTAGAGAAAGGAGCAATTGATCAAGTCGCTAATGTAGCATGTTTACCGGGAATTCAGAAATTTTCAATAGGACTTCCTGATATCCATTTTGGATATGGATTTAGTATAGGTGGGGTGGCAGCGTTTAGCGCCCGTAATGGAGTAATAAGTCCTGGAGGAGTTGGATTTGATATTAATTGTGGGGTTCGTCTTTTAAAAACAAATTTAACTGAAGAAGACATAAAACCAAAACTTAATCAGTTAATGGACATGCTCTTTAAGAATATACCTTCTGGACTTGGAAGTAAAGGGAAAATAAGGCTTCAAGAAGGACAGATTAATGAAGTGCTTGATCAGGGAGCTGAATGGGCAATTGAAAACGGATATGGATGGAAAAAAGACCTGGAGTTTCTGGAAGAAAATGGAAAAATGGAAACTGCAGATTCAAGTAAAGTAAGCGATAAAGCAAAAAAAAGAGGTATTCCCCAATTAGGGTCTCTTGGATCGGGAAATCACTTTCTTGAAGTTCAAAAAATGGATAAAATCTTTGATGAAAAAACAGCAAAAGTATTTGGAATAGAAGAAGGTCAAATCGTGGTTCTTATCCATACAGGCTCCAGGGGCTGCGGACACCAGATCTGTTCAGATTATCTTAGAACCATGCTTAAAGCTACAAAAAGATACAACATTGATGTTCCAGATAAGCAATTAGCATGTGCCCCTGTAGATTCCAATGAAGCACAGGATTATTTTAAGGCAATGTCAGCTGCAGCAAACTATGCATGGGCTAATAGACAAATGATTGTGCATTGGGTTAGAGAATCATTTGAAAATGTTTATAATCAAGATGCTGAAGAAATGGGTTTGGATATAGTTTATGATATTGCCCATAATATTGCAAAGAAAGAGGTTCATAATATAAAAGGACGAGATATGGAAGTTTACGTTCATAGGAAAGGAGCAACACGTGCATTTGGTCCTGGAAGAGAAGAAATACCTAAAGTTTATAGGGATGTTGGACAGCCGGTTTTCATTCCTGGAACAATGGGTACATCATCATATGTCCTTGTAGGAACAGATACAGCAATGGAAGAAACATTTGGTTCTTCAGCACATGGTGCAGGACGTAAAATGAGTAGAGCTGGAGCTAAAAGAGAATATAAAGGTGAAGAAGTTAAAAAATACTTAGAAAGCAAAGGAATCGTTATCAGAGCTACTTCCATGCCTGTTGTAGCAGAAGAAGCTCCTGGAGCATATAAAGACGTAGATGACGTTGTAATGACTTCTCATAAAGCAGGAATATCTAAAATGGTTGGAAAAATGATACCTCTTGGAGTTTCCAAGGGATAATCATTTAAATTCCTTAAATTTTATAAATAAAAAGAGAGAACGTTGAAAACATGATAGGAATAATTGGCGGCACTGGAATATATGAAATTGTTGAAATGGGTGAAGAAGTTGAAACAAAAGCCATAGAAACACCCTATGGTAAATCTCCCGAAATCAATGTGTTCAAATTGCATGATAAAGATGTTGTATTTATGCCCAGACATGCAAAAGGACATGCAAATCCTCCCCATATGATTAATTACAGAGCAAATATTTATGCAATGAAAGAAATGGGTGTTGAAAGGATAATTGCCACTAATGCTGTTGGATCTCTGGAATTATCAATTAAACCTGGAGATTTCATGATTCCTCATGATTTCCTTGATTTTACAAAGCTAAGGCAAAGTACATTCTATGATACTAAAACAGTACATATTGACATTACAAAGCCTTATTGCGATAATTTAAGGGATATTTTAATATCTTCAGGTGAATCAGTAGATAATGGTGTTTATATTTGTACTGAAGGTCCAAGATTTGAAACAGCCGCAGAAATTGCCATGTTTAAACAATTAGGCGGTTCTGTTGTAGGAATGACAGGAATACCTGAAGTTATACTTGCAAGAGAGCTTGAAATTTGCTACGCAAGTGTTTGTATGGTATCAAATTATGCGGCATCAATATCACCCACTAAACTGACAATAGAAGAAGTATTTGATGTTGTAAATGAACAAAAGGATAATTTGATTAAATTAATATCAGACTCAATAGCAAAACTACCTGAAAAAAGAGAATGTCCATGTAAATATGCATTATCAGGTGCAGAAATAGATGAAGTATAATTAAAACTTTATTTAAGCTTTATTAAATAATTAAACTCAATAAATAACTATTTTAACTTTATTGGAAGATTAAATAGTTATTTGAAGCAAAATATAATATAATAAATTTATAATATTTAAAACACATAATGCGTGTAATAGATTATTATTAAATTATTTTGAAGGCGATTATCATGTTAAATGATCTGCAAAAAGAAATTTTACAACTTAAAGAAGAAAAAAATGCAATAATATTGGCTCATAATTATCAAACTGGCGATATACAGGAAATTGCAGATTACATGGGAGATTCTCTTGAATTATGCATAAAAGCATCTGAAATTGAAGAATCAGACATTGTAGTTTTCTGTGGTGTTGATTTCATGGCAGAAACAGCTGCAATATTAAATCCTGATAAAAAGATTTTAATTCCAGACACTAAAGCAGAATGTCCTATGGCAGCTATGCTCCCTGCAGATGAGGTAAAAAAAGCTAAGATGAGACATCCTGGCGCGGCAGTGGTTTTATATGTAAATACGCTTGCAGAGGCAAAAGCAGAAGCAGATATATTATGCACATCATCAAACGCTGTAAAAATAGTTGAAAGCCTTAAAGAAGATACAATCCTTTTTGGACCGGATATGAACCTTGCAGCATATGTTTCAGGATTTACAGACAAAGAAATAATACATATACCTGAAGGTGGGCACTGTTACGTGCATAAAATGTTTACAGGGGAAATATTCTTTTTAAGGGAAAAATATCCTGATGCAGAGATACTTGTACATCCAGAATGCAACCCGGAAATCCAGGAAATGGCAGATTACGTTTTAAGCACTGGAGGTATGGTTAGTCATGTTAAGGAGTCACCTAAAGATACATTTATAATTGGAACTGAAGTTGATATGGTAACTCGTCTTCGACGGGAAAATCCAGATAAAACAATTATTCCAGCATTATCTGAAGCTATATGTGAAACAATGAAGCTCAATACACTTGAAAAAATAAAAAATTCTCTAATTAACGAAGAATTTATAGTAAAAGTAGATGAGGAAATTGCAGATAAAGCAAGAAGTGCTGTAGAGCGGATGATTGAAGTTTCCAAGAGGTAAACTCCTTAAATTTTATCAATTAACTCAAGAAAATCTTCCTAAATTTTTCTTTCTTGTATTGGGAACAATTGATGCATTAATATTTTCAATGACACTTATTTTATTGGAATTTTAAGTGCGGAGTTTTTTTTTGAACATATTGTGTGATTTATTTAATTATTGGATTTAATCCATTTATTAGCGGCATCTGCAGCTTCACGGACGGATTCATTAACTATAGAACTAGCCATGAAAATGTTTTCGGGTCTGATTTCTTCTAATACGCCTGTTCTATCAAGTTGTTTTTTAATAGATTCTTCTACCTCTGCCAACATTAATAAATTACCAGAGTCTCGTAATTTTTGGGCGAATTCATTCATCCAGACCACAACATTTGTCCCAAGATAACCCCGGTCATGTAAATTAAGAATAATCACGGCTCCTGAGGTATTATTTGTAGAAGGCATTTGTTCCTCTAATAAGTATGCAACCGCAAAGTAATCCAATCCCTTGACTTCTATGACTGTGCATTTATTGCAAGGAAACTCTGCAGGGAGTGGACGTTCCTGATAACGCCCATCATCTAGTAAAACCAGCTCTTCCAGCATTATGTCCTTATGGGCTGTGAAAACATAGATTAGTAAAGAGAGAATTACTCCGGCAAAAACTGCATATTCAATACTGAACCCCACACCTGCAATAAATGTTAAAATCATGGCATAACGGTAAACATTGGAACTTTTCCAGACTAAAACGATGTTAGACCATTCATTAATAATGATTGCTGCCCCTAATACTATTAGAATTGCGGCTAAGCCAGACATGGGCACTTTTTCAAACATTTGAGGTATGAGGAGGAATATTACAATCACAAAAAATCCAGAGAATACACCTGACCACCGTGTTTTACCTCCGCTTTCAATATTCACTCCTGTACGGGTAAAAGAACCTCCTGCAGGTAAAGCGGTGAATATTGAACCTCCTAGATTGGCCAAACCCTGGGCAGAAAAATTTCTTGATCTGTCAGTTCGTTTTCCATTTGGATTGGGATAGGCTGATCCCACGCCAACTGTTTGGATAGATGTTAAGATCAGTATGGCCAGGGCGGGTAAAATCAAATCGGGGATAAGCATGGGATTGGGTAAAACAGGTTTTGGTAAACCCCCTGAGATGGGAGCAATACTACCTGTGAGCTTCACAGTTGTTAACCCTAATATGGCCACCATAACAGAAATGATGGCTATGGCCAAGAGATTTCCATAACGTTTCAGCCGTGACCACTTGAATAAGATTAGAACTGCAATTGTTCCTATTCCAACCAAAAAGGTGGGGATATCCCATAACCATGGGTGGATGAGTATGTCTATTCCCTGTATTACAGAATCTGAGATATATGGCAGTATAATGGTGCTTTTATAACCTGTAAATTTAGTAAGCTGACTGATAACCAGAGAAAGACCCACTGCAGCAATAAAACCGGACATGACTTCTGCAGATATGAATCGAACCAGACTACCCATTTTTAGTTGCCCTGTGGCAAGTTGTAATAATCCTACCATCAAGGTTAAAGTAACCAGTCCCTGGGTTACATCACCTCCCAAGGCACCTACTGAACTTGCCACTACCAGGGCAACTTCGTCGCTGATGGTGACAATCATTAAACTGGAAGAAGCAGCTAATGAGCCAATAATAACAGTCAGCATCGCAGTATAAATACCATAAATAGGATCAACACCAGCCAGGAGTGCATAGGCCATGCGTAAATAATTTTTATAGTCCATTAATATTTTTTTAATAGTTCTAATATAAATTTTTGATGAAATTATAACATCATTTATACTATGGTAATTTTTAAATTGCTACAAAATGTTGAAAGTAAAATAGTATCATATACATACTAATGCATGTAATCTTAATGAGAATAATTACTTAAAATCGTGTTAAACAAATTATAGGCACGTTAAAATTTACATCATTAATAAATATTTACTAAAAGCTGATTTAAAATTAAAATATCCATAATTAGTAATTAAGATATATAATAATTGTGTAAAAAAAGGAAATACAATTTATGGACGACTTTGATACCACAGCTATTTTTTATTACTTTTCAAATGCTCTTAGGTTAATTCTTTATTTTAAAAATTAAATATAATAATTTGAAAAAGCGAGGAAAATGAAAATGCATACAAAAAGAGGAGTTGCAAATCTCCCATTACACGGAGGGCACGCGCCAAGGTGGCTGTTTAACAGAATGGTTAAATTAGCTGGAGGCATACTGGATGTTATTTTGTATGAATATGATTCTGATGAATTTTTAAGACGAATTTCAGATCCACACTGGTTTCAGGCTCTTTCATGCGTAATTGGATTTGATTGGCATTCATCAGGAACCACAACCACAACTTGCGGCGCATTAAAGACTGTAATCAACCCGGAAGAACATGGAATCATGATGGCAGGAGGTAAAGGTAAAAATTCAAGAAAAACACCCTTTGAAATTGATGAAATTTCAGATTTATTCTCATTACCATCAAAAAAGGTTAATGAACTTAAATATTCAAGCAGGATTTCAGCAAAAATAGATAATTCATGTATACAGGACGGATATGACTTATATCATCATTCATTTATTTTCACTGAAGGTGGGAACTGGGCTGTTGTTCAGCAGGGATTAAACAGCAAAAATAAGTATGCTCGACGTTATCACTGGCTTTCTGAATCCATTGATCAGGTGATTGAAGAACCGCACAATGCAATCTGTTGTGATGAATCAAAAGAAAGCACATTGAACATGACAGCTTCCAAAAGCGATGAGGCGAGAAAATCAAGTGTGGATTTGATATGTGATAACCCTGAACATTTAAAACCATACTTTAGAAGGAAATCTCAATCATTACTTACAGATTTTTTTGATATTGGGGCTAATTCTCACGTATCACAGAATTTTAAGGAAATTAAGATGCCCAGCCATCATCCAGTATTGGATATAGACATGAGCAAACATGAATTTAAAGTTTTAAAGAATGCATATGAATTACAGCCTGAAAGCTATGAAGAATTAATTTCTCTTGAGGGAATGGGGCCTAAAAAAATCAGGGCACTTGCATTAATCTCTGATTTGGTATATGGGGCTGAATCAAGCTGGAGTGACCCTGTAAAATATAGTTTTACCCATGGTGGAAAAGATGGCTTTCCATATCCTGTAGATAGGGAAGTTTATGATCATTCAATTTACACATTAAAAGAAGCTTTAGATGAAGCTAAAATAGATAAAAAAGATAAATATAATGCAATTAAAAGATTAGAATCCTTTGTTAATTTAGAAAAATGTTAGGATTAATTTTTTAGGTTTAAATTAGTTTTTTTGTCCTCTCCTACCATACATAACTATTAAAAATCCTATTATTGCTCCGACGACGGCCCCTATTAAAAGTCCTGTTAAATTCATGATTTATCACCTATATTTTTGTTTATTTCTTGTAATTTTATTTTCTATTATCTTTTTTATGTTAGACTTAAATTATTTGGTTAATTATCCTTTCATTTTTTTATAATTATATTTTCAGAATATGTTAAAATTAGTATATTTTATTTTACTTCGCCATACTACCGTTTAACGAACTAAAAATGCTACTTATCCAGAATAATAAAAAATCATAAATATACACGTCACGATTATTCAATTTACATGTTCTTAAATTGAAATCTTCAAAAACAGCCATAAATAGTATGCTAAGCCTATACCAAACAATGGAAATACATTGATTTTACAAAAATATTTAAGTTAGTTTTTTTAATAGAATTTTAAGGAGGATATATTTTGAAGGAATCAGTAAAAAAACCATTTATTATCTTTGTAATCTTGGGCATATTAATTTTTTTTGTTTTTATTTTAGGTTTTAATGGACCTAAGAGTTATAATGGCACTGATCAAGGAATATATTTTGAATATCCTCAAGGATGGGAACAAGCATCGGT is a window of Methanobacterium sp. DNA encoding:
- a CDS encoding DUF763 domain-containing protein; the protein is MHTKRGVANLPLHGGHAPRWLFNRMVKLAGGILDVILYEYDSDEFLRRISDPHWFQALSCVIGFDWHSSGTTTTTCGALKTVINPEEHGIMMAGGKGKNSRKTPFEIDEISDLFSLPSKKVNELKYSSRISAKIDNSCIQDGYDLYHHSFIFTEGGNWAVVQQGLNSKNKYARRYHWLSESIDQVIEEPHNAICCDESKESTLNMTASKSDEARKSSVDLICDNPEHLKPYFRRKSQSLLTDFFDIGANSHVSQNFKEIKMPSHHPVLDIDMSKHEFKVLKNAYELQPESYEELISLEGMGPKKIRALALISDLVYGAESSWSDPVKYSFTHGGKDGFPYPVDREVYDHSIYTLKEALDEAKIDKKDKYNAIKRLESFVNLEKC
- a CDS encoding RtcB family protein, with the translated sequence MEVEGNLKKVRYCVWEIPSSYKKEMRVPGRVYLNDEAIKSVEKGAIDQVANVACLPGIQKFSIGLPDIHFGYGFSIGGVAAFSARNGVISPGGVGFDINCGVRLLKTNLTEEDIKPKLNQLMDMLFKNIPSGLGSKGKIRLQEGQINEVLDQGAEWAIENGYGWKKDLEFLEENGKMETADSSKVSDKAKKRGIPQLGSLGSGNHFLEVQKMDKIFDEKTAKVFGIEEGQIVVLIHTGSRGCGHQICSDYLRTMLKATKRYNIDVPDKQLACAPVDSNEAQDYFKAMSAAANYAWANRQMIVHWVRESFENVYNQDAEEMGLDIVYDIAHNIAKKEVHNIKGRDMEVYVHRKGATRAFGPGREEIPKVYRDVGQPVFIPGTMGTSSYVLVGTDTAMEETFGSSAHGAGRKMSRAGAKREYKGEEVKKYLESKGIVIRATSMPVVAEEAPGAYKDVDDVVMTSHKAGISKMVGKMIPLGVSKG
- the nadA gene encoding quinolinate synthase NadA; translation: MLNDLQKEILQLKEEKNAIILAHNYQTGDIQEIADYMGDSLELCIKASEIEESDIVVFCGVDFMAETAAILNPDKKILIPDTKAECPMAAMLPADEVKKAKMRHPGAAVVLYVNTLAEAKAEADILCTSSNAVKIVESLKEDTILFGPDMNLAAYVSGFTDKEIIHIPEGGHCYVHKMFTGEIFFLREKYPDAEILVHPECNPEIQEMADYVLSTGGMVSHVKESPKDTFIIGTEVDMVTRLRRENPDKTIIPALSEAICETMKLNTLEKIKNSLINEEFIVKVDEEIADKARSAVERMIEVSKR
- the mtnP gene encoding S-methyl-5'-thioadenosine phosphorylase is translated as MIGIIGGTGIYEIVEMGEEVETKAIETPYGKSPEINVFKLHDKDVVFMPRHAKGHANPPHMINYRANIYAMKEMGVERIIATNAVGSLELSIKPGDFMIPHDFLDFTKLRQSTFYDTKTVHIDITKPYCDNLRDILISSGESVDNGVYICTEGPRFETAAEIAMFKQLGGSVVGMTGIPEVILARELEICYASVCMVSNYAASISPTKLTIEEVFDVVNEQKDNLIKLISDSIAKLPEKRECPCKYALSGAEIDEV
- a CDS encoding SulP family inorganic anion transporter is translated as MDYKNYLRMAYALLAGVDPIYGIYTAMLTVIIGSLAASSSLMIVTISDEVALVVASSVGALGGDVTQGLVTLTLMVGLLQLATGQLKMGSLVRFISAEVMSGFIAAVGLSLVISQLTKFTGYKSTIILPYISDSVIQGIDILIHPWLWDIPTFLVGIGTIAVLILFKWSRLKRYGNLLAIAIISVMVAILGLTTVKLTGSIAPISGGLPKPVLPNPMLIPDLILPALAILILTSIQTVGVGSAYPNPNGKRTDRSRNFSAQGLANLGGSIFTALPAGGSFTRTGVNIESGGKTRWSGVFSGFFVIVIFLLIPQMFEKVPMSGLAAILIVLGAAIIINEWSNIVLVWKSSNVYRYAMILTFIAGVGFSIEYAVFAGVILSLLIYVFTAHKDIMLEELVLLDDGRYQERPLPAEFPCNKCTVIEVKGLDYFAVAYLLEEQMPSTNNTSGAVIILNLHDRGYLGTNVVVWMNEFAQKLRDSGNLLMLAEVEESIKKQLDRTGVLEEIRPENIFMASSIVNESVREAADAANKWIKSNN